One Streptomyces sp. L2 genomic window carries:
- a CDS encoding AAA family ATPase codes for MHMDRRNQIQLLESAVGEAVDGAARIVLIEGAVGCGKTELLESAAEMAVRAKALVLRAEGARAERNIPFGVVAQLAAAAPEGALDAVPDLATAGAGGSAQAGGSAAAEGIAARQVFVTAVQRLAADTPLAICVDDLHLVDEPSRRYLLHLAGRLRRARVLLVFAESLHERADDPELGTDLLRRPGFARIELAPLTRDGVAAVLERSGAGPRGAAEAHALTGGNPLLLRALTEDGGPGRAFVQAFLACLRRSGSRTEDVAGAVAVLGSLAAPGTVAGLLGLPEGEVKDCLDALTRAGLLDGTAFRHPALRTALLDHLDSAVRPQRHQRAAELAHAQGHPATDVAMQLLAAGEPAPAWAGPVLRAAADRLLADGEHRKALECLQVALEGTEDPAESAELRTALAAAQLAIDPAAADQQLAEPLAALRAGRLPSPVAARLARLLVTQGRIDEAGEVLRALTPHQPASTTAQPPPGAAPHRPSVPRTAPAEYPGHTTDRPPARTAADPGTPGARLPGPSPETRGEPGARDAGPSLGAPSARDVGRSLGEPGTRSAGRSLGEPSTRDAGRADEHPDAPGGIPSARPAESGSAPSLRSAESGSAPSLRSAESGSAPSLRSAESGSAPSLRSAESGSAPSHRSAESGSAPSLRSAESWGASTTAPSHRSTEGAGEPGAQASGRLAEAPGAGDLAARLPGRSAENPGTPGTGAYGRSAGGRGVSDAGLSGRAADDRGSAGAGSYGRSAEGRGVSDAGLSARTADNRGDLGAGSYGRSAEGRGTSVAGLSGRSVENPGAPGAGSYGPSVEGRGVSDAGVSGGTADNRGGLGTGSYGRSAEGRGVSDAGLSGRSVDNPGAPGTAPYRRSVDSRGVARASVGGRYAESPGAVGGRGFRRSGEGAVAPQQRGVVPDGHAAFPGAPGADAVAGEPGVWDELRGVPLLDGLSAFPHWAARPAPPAVSARPKERALSAAPAHRAPATPHGPGWAVAFWGVPEWERSARGTEIAEALLRRTSPAETTLAPVLQALRALLHLDGPRRALPWTQTYLDEAARRGAPGWQAVFALTRAEALLRQGDLPGAEQLALEARSLVPEHDDSLFHSWTGATLAAARTPMGRHDDAGREVCRPQPEGLAGTFQLLAHLKARGTYYFATNRYQAALADYLDIGRAMRRWGIDRPVVLPWRTLAADALLQLGEVRQAARLVADQLASRDIAHPWVNGLTVRLKAALAEPAERPALLTHAVDELRRSGDRLELARAMADLGEAFKESGDPGRATMVNRRAWQLAKECGAQTLRERILPGRAAVDAPDAARNAELDAKLSESEKRVALLAVHGHTNREIALKLYITVSTVEQHLTRVYRKLNITRRQDLPADLPFSEALDLA; via the coding sequence ATGCATATGGACCGGAGAAATCAAATCCAGTTGCTGGAATCCGCGGTGGGAGAGGCGGTCGACGGAGCCGCCCGGATCGTGCTCATCGAGGGCGCGGTGGGCTGCGGAAAGACCGAACTGCTCGAATCGGCCGCCGAAATGGCCGTACGGGCGAAGGCGCTGGTGCTGCGCGCGGAGGGCGCGCGAGCTGAACGGAACATTCCGTTCGGTGTGGTGGCGCAATTGGCGGCGGCGGCCCCCGAGGGGGCGCTCGACGCCGTACCGGACCTGGCGACCGCGGGAGCCGGAGGGTCCGCGCAGGCCGGAGGGTCCGCCGCCGCCGAGGGGATCGCGGCCCGCCAGGTCTTCGTGACCGCGGTCCAGCGGCTGGCGGCCGACACGCCGCTGGCGATCTGCGTCGACGACCTGCACCTTGTCGACGAGCCCTCCCGGCGCTATCTGCTCCACCTGGCCGGCCGGCTGCGCCGGGCCCGGGTGCTGCTGGTGTTCGCCGAGTCGCTGCACGAACGCGCCGACGACCCGGAACTCGGCACCGACCTGCTGCGCAGGCCGGGCTTCGCCCGGATCGAACTCGCCCCGCTCACCCGGGACGGCGTCGCGGCGGTCCTGGAGCGCTCCGGCGCCGGCCCGCGCGGCGCCGCCGAGGCCCACGCGCTCACCGGCGGCAACCCGCTGCTGCTGCGGGCGCTGACCGAGGACGGCGGGCCGGGACGGGCCTTCGTCCAGGCCTTCCTCGCGTGCCTGCGGCGCAGCGGCAGCCGTACCGAGGACGTCGCGGGAGCCGTCGCGGTGCTGGGCTCCCTCGCCGCACCGGGCACCGTCGCGGGGCTGCTCGGCCTGCCCGAGGGCGAGGTCAAGGACTGCCTGGACGCCCTCACCCGGGCCGGACTACTGGACGGCACCGCTTTCCGGCACCCGGCCCTGCGCACCGCCCTGCTCGACCACCTGGACTCCGCCGTGCGCCCGCAGCGGCACCAGCGGGCCGCCGAACTCGCCCACGCCCAGGGGCATCCGGCCACAGACGTGGCCATGCAGCTCCTCGCGGCCGGTGAGCCCGCACCCGCCTGGGCGGGCCCGGTGCTGCGCGCCGCCGCGGACCGGCTGCTGGCCGACGGCGAGCACCGCAAGGCCCTGGAGTGCCTCCAGGTGGCGCTGGAGGGCACCGAGGACCCGGCGGAGAGCGCCGAGTTGCGGACCGCGCTGGCCGCCGCCCAGCTCGCCATCGACCCGGCCGCCGCCGACCAGCAGCTCGCAGAACCGCTGGCCGCCCTGCGCGCCGGCCGGCTCCCGTCACCCGTCGCCGCCCGGCTCGCCCGCCTGCTGGTCACCCAGGGACGGATCGACGAGGCTGGCGAGGTGCTGCGCGCACTCACTCCGCACCAGCCCGCCTCCACCACCGCCCAGCCCCCGCCGGGCGCCGCCCCGCACCGCCCGTCCGTCCCGCGCACCGCGCCGGCCGAGTATCCGGGCCACACCACCGACAGGCCCCCGGCCCGCACCGCCGCAGACCCCGGCACACCGGGAGCGAGGCTACCCGGCCCGTCCCCCGAGACTCGGGGCGAGCCGGGAGCGAGGGACGCCGGACCCAGCTTGGGCGCGCCGAGCGCGAGGGACGTCGGGCGCAGCTTGGGCGAGCCGGGGACGAGGTCCGCCGGGCGCAGCTTGGGCGAGCCAAGCACGAGGGACGCCGGGCGCGCCGACGAACACCCGGACGCACCCGGCGGGATACCGTCCGCCCGGCCCGCGGAGAGCGGAAGCGCGCCGTCTCTCCGGTCCGCCGAGAGCGGAAGCGCGCCGTCTCTCCGGTCCGCCGAGAGCGGAAGCGCGCCGTCTCTCCGGTCCGCCGAGAGCGGAAGCGCGCCGTCTCTCCGGTCCGCCGAGAGCGGAAGCGCGCCGTCCCACCGGTCCGCCGAGAGCGGAAGCGCGCCGTCTCTCCGGTCCGCCGAGAGCTGGGGTGCGTCCACCACGGCGCCGTCCCACCGCTCCACCGAGGGCGCGGGCGAACCCGGTGCCCAGGCGTCCGGCCGCCTCGCCGAAGCTCCGGGCGCGGGCGACCTTGCCGCGAGACTCCCGGGCCGCTCGGCCGAGAACCCCGGCACACCGGGTACGGGGGCGTACGGCAGGTCGGCCGGGGGCCGGGGTGTGTCCGACGCCGGGCTGTCCGGCCGGGCCGCTGACGACCGCGGGTCCGCGGGTGCGGGGTCGTACGGCCGGTCCGCGGAGGGCCGAGGCGTGTCCGACGCGGGCTTGTCGGCCAGGACTGCCGACAACCGGGGTGACTTGGGTGCGGGGTCGTACGGCAGGTCGGCGGAGGGTCGAGGTACGTCCGTCGCAGGGCTGTCGGGCAGGTCCGTCGAGAACCCCGGCGCACCGGGTGCGGGGTCGTACGGCCCGTCCGTGGAGGGCCGAGGCGTGTCCGACGCGGGCGTGTCGGGCGGGACTGCCGACAACCGGGGCGGCTTGGGTACGGGGTCCTATGGCAGGTCGGCGGAGGGTCGAGGCGTGTCCGACGCCGGGCTGTCGGGCAGGTCCGTCGACAACCCCGGCGCACCAGGTACAGCGCCATACCGCCGGTCCGTCGACAGTCGGGGCGTAGCCCGGGCGAGCGTGGGTGGGCGGTACGCCGAGAGTCCCGGCGCGGTGGGCGGGAGGGGCTTCCGGCGGTCCGGGGAGGGCGCGGTCGCGCCGCAGCAGCGCGGGGTTGTGCCGGACGGGCACGCCGCGTTTCCTGGGGCGCCCGGCGCCGACGCCGTCGCCGGCGAGCCCGGTGTCTGGGACGAGTTGCGGGGCGTGCCGCTGCTGGACGGACTGTCCGCCTTCCCGCACTGGGCGGCGCGGCCCGCACCCCCCGCCGTATCCGCCCGGCCGAAGGAGCGCGCACTGTCCGCGGCGCCGGCGCACCGCGCCCCCGCCACACCGCACGGGCCGGGCTGGGCGGTGGCCTTCTGGGGCGTCCCGGAGTGGGAGCGCTCCGCCCGCGGCACCGAGATCGCCGAGGCGCTGCTGCGGCGCACCAGCCCCGCCGAGACCACCCTCGCACCCGTCCTCCAGGCCCTGCGCGCCCTGCTGCACCTCGACGGTCCGCGCCGCGCGCTGCCCTGGACCCAGACGTACCTGGACGAGGCGGCCCGCCGGGGCGCGCCAGGCTGGCAGGCGGTGTTCGCGCTCACCCGCGCCGAGGCCCTGCTGCGCCAGGGCGACCTGCCGGGGGCGGAACAACTCGCCCTGGAGGCACGCTCGCTGGTGCCCGAGCACGACGACAGCCTGTTCCACAGCTGGACCGGTGCCACCCTGGCCGCCGCCCGCACCCCCATGGGCCGGCACGACGACGCCGGCCGGGAGGTGTGCCGCCCGCAGCCCGAGGGCCTTGCCGGAACGTTCCAGCTCCTGGCCCACCTCAAGGCGCGCGGCACCTACTACTTCGCCACCAACCGCTACCAGGCCGCGCTCGCCGACTATCTGGACATCGGGCGTGCCATGCGCCGCTGGGGCATCGACCGGCCGGTCGTGCTGCCCTGGCGGACCCTCGCCGCCGACGCGCTGCTCCAGCTCGGTGAGGTCCGCCAGGCCGCCCGCCTGGTCGCCGACCAGCTCGCCTCCCGGGACATCGCCCACCCGTGGGTGAACGGTCTCACGGTCCGACTGAAGGCGGCCCTCGCCGAACCCGCGGAGCGCCCCGCGCTGCTCACCCACGCCGTCGACGAGCTGCGCCGCTCCGGCGACCGGCTCGAACTCGCCCGTGCCATGGCCGACCTGGGCGAGGCGTTCAAGGAGTCGGGCGATCCGGGCCGGGCCACCATGGTCAACCGGCGCGCCTGGCAGCTGGCCAAGGAATGCGGCGCCCAGACCCTCAGGGAGCGGATCCTGCCCGGCCGGGCCGCCGTCGACGCGCCCGACGCCGCCCGCAACGCCGAACTCGACGCGAAACTCAGCGAGTCGGAGAAGCGGGTCGCCCTGCTCGCCGTGCACGGCCACACCAACCGGGAGATCGCCCTGAAGCTGTACATCACCGTCAGCACGGTCGAACAGCACCTCACCCGCGTCTACCGGAAGCTGAACATCACCCGCCGCCAGGACCTGCCCGCCGACCTGCCGTTCAGCGAGGCCCTGGACCTCGCCTGA
- a CDS encoding metallophosphoesterase — protein MAHGRLMAISDLHVAFEENRRILDGVRPEDPGDWLLVAGDVGELLSDVEWALGVLAERWARVVWVPGNHDLWTAHEDPVRLRGDARYRRLVEICRGLGVHTPEDPYPVWCGPGGPVVVAPLFLLYDYSFRTPTAPTKQQALEQAYAAGVVCTDEFLLHPDPYPSRDAWCRARVAETERRLADCDPALPTVLVNHFPLVRTPTDVLRHPEFAQWCGTALTADWHVRFRAAAVVYGHLHIPRTTFHDGVRFEEVSVGYPREWRRPGHPRDVPRRILPS, from the coding sequence ATGGCGCACGGACGGCTGATGGCCATCAGCGATCTGCACGTGGCGTTCGAGGAGAACCGGCGGATCCTGGACGGGGTACGCCCCGAGGATCCGGGGGACTGGCTCCTCGTCGCCGGGGACGTGGGGGAGCTGCTCTCGGACGTGGAGTGGGCCCTCGGCGTGCTGGCCGAGCGGTGGGCCCGCGTGGTGTGGGTGCCCGGCAACCACGACCTGTGGACCGCGCACGAGGACCCCGTGCGGCTCAGGGGCGACGCCCGCTACCGCCGGCTCGTGGAGATCTGCCGCGGCCTCGGCGTGCACACCCCGGAGGACCCGTACCCGGTGTGGTGCGGCCCCGGCGGACCCGTCGTCGTGGCGCCGCTGTTCCTGCTGTACGACTACTCGTTCCGCACCCCCACCGCCCCCACCAAGCAGCAGGCGCTGGAACAGGCGTACGCGGCCGGGGTGGTGTGCACCGACGAGTTCCTGCTGCACCCCGACCCCTACCCCAGCCGGGACGCCTGGTGCCGGGCGCGGGTCGCCGAGACCGAGCGGCGACTCGCCGACTGCGACCCGGCCCTGCCGACCGTCCTGGTCAACCACTTCCCGCTGGTCCGCACCCCCACCGACGTGCTGCGCCACCCGGAGTTCGCCCAGTGGTGCGGCACCGCGCTGACCGCCGACTGGCACGTGCGGTTCCGGGCGGCGGCCGTCGTCTACGGCCATCTGCACATCCCCCGTACGACGTTCCACGACGGTGTCCGCTTCGAGGAGGTGTCCGTCGGCTACCCGCGTGAGTGGCGCCGTCCCGGCCACCCGAGGGACGTCCCCCGGCGGATTCTGCCCTCTTGA
- a CDS encoding 4'-phosphopantetheinyl transferase superfamily protein → MIETLLPAEVAAVDTTVDRTDVALFPAEEAQVARAVEARRREYTTARWCARRAMAALGQDAAPVLPGLRGAPQWAPGLVGSVTHCAGYRGAALARVEDIAALGIDAEPNQPLPEGILESIGLPQERSWVARLLRTAPGVRWDRLLFSMKEAVYKAYFPLTGHTLEFEDALLTVDAERGTFRAALLRDPAAEPGAGRRVLGGRFSATHGLVLSAIAVPAVRHATLTRTPAGAPLPV, encoded by the coding sequence ATGATCGAAACGCTGCTCCCCGCCGAGGTCGCCGCCGTCGACACGACAGTGGACCGCACCGACGTGGCCCTCTTCCCCGCCGAGGAGGCCCAGGTCGCCCGGGCCGTCGAGGCGCGGCGCCGGGAGTACACGACGGCCCGCTGGTGCGCCCGGCGCGCGATGGCCGCCCTCGGCCAGGACGCGGCGCCGGTGCTGCCGGGCCTGCGGGGCGCGCCGCAGTGGGCGCCGGGTCTGGTCGGCTCGGTGACGCACTGCGCCGGCTACCGCGGTGCCGCCCTGGCCCGCGTGGAGGACATCGCGGCGCTGGGCATCGACGCGGAGCCCAACCAGCCGTTGCCGGAGGGGATCCTGGAGTCGATCGGGCTGCCGCAGGAGCGCTCCTGGGTGGCGCGGCTGCTGCGCACCGCGCCCGGGGTCCGCTGGGACCGGCTGCTGTTCTCCATGAAGGAGGCGGTCTACAAGGCGTACTTCCCGCTGACCGGGCACACCCTGGAGTTCGAGGACGCGCTGCTCACAGTGGACGCCGAGCGGGGCACGTTCCGTGCGGCGCTGCTGCGCGACCCGGCGGCCGAGCCCGGCGCGGGGCGGCGGGTTCTCGGCGGGCGGTTCTCGGCCACGCACGGGCTGGTGCTGAGCGCGATCGCCGTACCGGCGGTGCGGCACGCGACGCTCACGCGGACGCCCGCAGGCGCCCCCCTGCCGGTCTGA
- a CDS encoding helix-turn-helix transcriptional regulator: MNYSRSEFAELDDISAAAYGHAVELGRFTRDDIVERLALSPAEVEHAEKVLTLLRLLQPMPGSPEVLVPVAPDVATADLVSSAETQIRDLQQAVTDVRSRLMSLTPVYFEGRRLRNRLEAFDVITDPSTVQSMLDHLGTHCRHEWASVAPGGARPGEVLQAARRSALGMRERDIAMRVVYQHTARSDLATRAYVRDVTAAGVEVRTADQVIDRILIYDRETVFLPTHMADDEDGEGGLDGGAIVVREPTLVAFVCSVFEHLWDGATPFVPDTSRAPTIADDLKQSILRLMAKGYKDEMVARRLGMSVRTCRRHISEITEELEATSRFQAGYNVALAHMLEQRPGPERDLG, encoded by the coding sequence ATGAATTACTCCCGTTCCGAATTCGCCGAGCTGGACGACATCAGCGCCGCCGCTTATGGACACGCTGTTGAATTGGGCCGGTTCACGCGCGACGACATAGTCGAGCGGCTGGCGCTGTCACCCGCCGAGGTCGAGCACGCGGAGAAGGTGCTGACGCTGCTGCGGCTGCTGCAGCCGATGCCGGGCAGCCCCGAGGTGCTGGTGCCGGTGGCGCCGGACGTGGCCACCGCCGACCTGGTCAGCTCGGCCGAGACGCAGATCCGCGACCTCCAGCAGGCGGTCACGGACGTGCGCAGCCGGCTGATGTCGCTGACGCCCGTCTACTTCGAGGGGCGCCGGCTGCGCAACCGGCTGGAGGCGTTCGACGTCATCACCGACCCGTCGACCGTGCAGTCGATGCTCGACCACCTCGGCACGCACTGCCGGCACGAGTGGGCGTCGGTGGCGCCGGGCGGCGCCCGCCCCGGCGAGGTCCTGCAGGCGGCCCGCAGATCGGCCCTCGGCATGCGGGAGCGGGACATCGCGATGCGCGTCGTCTACCAGCACACCGCGCGCAGCGACCTCGCCACGCGCGCCTACGTGCGGGACGTGACGGCGGCGGGCGTGGAGGTGCGCACCGCGGACCAGGTCATCGACCGGATCCTGATCTACGACCGGGAGACCGTGTTCCTGCCGACCCACATGGCGGACGACGAGGACGGCGAGGGCGGTCTGGACGGCGGGGCGATCGTCGTGCGGGAGCCGACCCTGGTGGCGTTCGTGTGCAGCGTCTTCGAGCATCTGTGGGACGGCGCCACGCCGTTCGTGCCGGACACCTCGCGGGCGCCGACCATCGCCGACGACCTCAAGCAGTCGATCCTGCGCCTGATGGCGAAGGGCTACAAGGACGAGATGGTCGCGCGCCGCCTCGGCATGTCGGTGCGCACCTGCCGCCGGCACATCTCGGAGATCACCGAGGAGCTGGAGGCGACCAGCCGCTTCCAGGCGGGGTACAACGTGGCGCTGGCGCACATGCTGGAGCAGCGGCCGGGTCCCGAGCGGGATCTGGGCTGA
- a CDS encoding 4'-phosphopantetheinyl transferase superfamily protein: MTVPGNSTLGPPLGAPVEVGVDDAAWDRVREDLTGCGTALLYAHRPVLQPQLPSGDGLRRLLGRDWSRYLGLAHADVRDRYAASRVLLKSAAAAVLRGDPEALELAYGPTGRPYLRGCDQVDISLSHTDDLLFVGLTTRGLIGVDAERADRQMYGGGLGRHVCTPYEMVTLAALPEEQRNPSLVRLWTLKEAYSKAIGQGMQFRFTEFGFGPDGKPVRVQRPDGSAGTGDEWAFRTFPLASGYCVSAAVYDAGFGTPGGTDITTMLDADCVDSIEEALGEE, encoded by the coding sequence ATGACGGTCCCCGGCAACTCCACGCTCGGGCCGCCGCTCGGCGCACCCGTCGAGGTGGGCGTCGACGACGCCGCGTGGGACCGGGTCAGGGAGGACCTCACCGGCTGCGGGACCGCGCTCCTGTACGCCCACCGGCCGGTCCTGCAGCCCCAGTTGCCCTCCGGCGACGGGCTGCGCCGGCTCCTCGGCCGGGACTGGTCGCGCTACCTCGGCCTCGCCCACGCCGACGTCCGCGACCGCTACGCCGCCTCCCGGGTGCTGCTGAAGTCCGCCGCCGCCGCCGTGCTGCGCGGCGACCCCGAGGCCCTGGAGCTGGCCTACGGGCCGACCGGACGGCCGTACCTGCGCGGCTGCGACCAGGTCGACATCAGCCTCAGCCACACCGACGACCTGCTCTTCGTGGGCCTGACCACCCGCGGCCTGATCGGCGTCGACGCCGAGCGCGCCGACCGGCAGATGTACGGCGGCGGACTCGGCCGGCACGTGTGCACCCCGTACGAGATGGTGACCCTCGCCGCCCTCCCGGAGGAGCAGCGCAACCCGTCCCTGGTCCGGCTGTGGACGCTGAAGGAGGCCTACAGCAAGGCCATCGGGCAGGGCATGCAGTTCCGGTTCACCGAGTTCGGCTTCGGCCCCGACGGCAAGCCGGTCCGGGTGCAGCGCCCCGACGGCAGCGCGGGCACCGGGGACGAATGGGCCTTCAGGACCTTCCCGCTGGCCAGCGGGTACTGCGTGAGCGCGGCCGTCTACGACGCCGGGTTCGGGACGCCGGGCGGCACCGACATCACCACCATGCTCGACGCGGACTGCGTGGATTCCATCGAGGAGGCGCTGGGGGAGGAGTGA
- a CDS encoding acyl carrier protein, which translates to MSAVDTLDGFLAAIGDELGLDATSDEAHRSLTDLPRWDSLHLLRLVALMEDETGRRLPLAEILQARTLAQIHAVVVRQAQPQHTAEAQA; encoded by the coding sequence ATGAGCGCGGTCGACACCCTCGACGGGTTCCTGGCGGCCATCGGCGACGAACTGGGCCTGGACGCGACCTCGGACGAGGCCCACCGCAGCCTGACGGACCTGCCCCGGTGGGACTCGCTGCACCTGCTCCGGCTGGTCGCGCTGATGGAGGACGAGACCGGCCGGCGGCTGCCCCTGGCCGAGATACTCCAGGCCCGCACGCTCGCCCAGATCCACGCCGTCGTCGTACGGCAGGCACAGCCACAGCACACCGCGGAGGCACAGGCATGA
- a CDS encoding HAD-IIIC family phosphatase, which produces MAVLERAATRGEPLRRLRDLAAEGRLEEAYDEVVPLLAELADDPGARPGWARRAGRLLGRADRDAVLARHPGVTPVTVAVTGQSTVADVVEPLTGELARHGLLLHAVVGDHGGWLRDLTDPEDPDGSFRGVAADLTLCLLDDTTVFAEVPAVWGPDDVERAAAQVAARIEAVVRQRAAAGAPTLVLTTLPLPRERTHQLVDHRSRARLGAVWREFNARLLRLGAGTAGLVVIDLDPLIAAGGPVADTRLAQYAGARLGTELLDACARETAHLVRALTGRGRKCLVLDLDHTLWDGVLGDDGPDGIAAAGTLRGEAFGAFQRAVRQLAAQGVLLAVSSKNDRDTVRAVLRAHPDLLLREGDFASVHADWEPKSGHLAAVADALGIGADALVFADDSPAERAEVRHSGLGAAVVPLDDEPALHVERLLADGWFDTLAVTDEDRARTAHYRAAGARAALRAGAGSHEDFLRGLGVTLDLSAPEPHEHERLAQLTQRTNQFNLTGLRLTPADAARLTADPGRLLLAARTADRFGGNGLTGALLATLDGNTLRLDNAWLSCRVLTRGIEHALLATLLAHARHTGRHAVRAAFRPTAKNARARELYPSLGFAPEGEHDGTLLFRHDLRRLPAPPEHVRITGPLTGGLDRRKHS; this is translated from the coding sequence ATGGCGGTACTGGAGCGCGCGGCCACGCGCGGCGAGCCCCTGCGCCGGCTGCGGGACCTGGCCGCCGAGGGCCGGCTGGAGGAGGCGTACGACGAGGTCGTCCCCCTCCTCGCCGAGCTGGCCGACGACCCCGGGGCGCGGCCGGGCTGGGCCCGGCGCGCCGGGCGGCTGCTCGGCCGCGCCGACCGGGACGCCGTCCTCGCCCGCCATCCCGGCGTCACCCCGGTGACCGTGGCGGTCACCGGGCAGTCGACGGTCGCCGACGTCGTCGAGCCGCTCACCGGCGAACTCGCCCGGCACGGGCTGCTGTTGCACGCCGTCGTCGGTGACCACGGCGGCTGGCTGCGCGACCTCACCGACCCCGAGGACCCCGACGGGTCCTTCCGGGGCGTGGCCGCGGACCTCACGCTCTGCCTGCTGGACGACACCACCGTCTTCGCCGAGGTGCCCGCCGTCTGGGGCCCCGACGACGTGGAACGGGCCGCCGCCCAGGTCGCGGCGCGCATCGAGGCCGTCGTACGGCAGCGCGCGGCGGCCGGCGCCCCCACCCTGGTGCTCACCACCCTGCCGCTGCCCCGCGAGCGCACCCACCAGCTCGTCGACCACCGCTCCCGGGCCCGGCTGGGCGCGGTCTGGCGGGAGTTCAACGCCCGGCTGCTGCGGCTCGGAGCCGGCACGGCGGGCCTGGTGGTGATCGACCTCGACCCGCTGATCGCGGCCGGCGGACCGGTCGCCGACACCCGCCTCGCCCAGTACGCCGGAGCCCGCCTCGGCACCGAGCTGCTCGACGCCTGCGCCCGCGAAACCGCCCACCTGGTGCGGGCGTTGACCGGACGCGGCCGCAAGTGCCTGGTGCTGGACCTGGACCACACCCTGTGGGACGGCGTGCTCGGCGACGACGGGCCCGACGGGATCGCCGCCGCCGGCACCCTGCGCGGTGAGGCCTTCGGCGCCTTCCAGCGCGCCGTGCGTCAACTGGCCGCCCAGGGCGTGCTGCTCGCCGTCAGCAGCAAGAACGACCGGGACACCGTACGGGCGGTCCTGCGCGCCCACCCGGATCTGCTGCTCCGCGAGGGCGACTTCGCGTCCGTGCACGCCGACTGGGAACCCAAGAGCGGACACCTGGCCGCCGTCGCCGACGCGCTCGGCATCGGCGCCGACGCGCTCGTGTTCGCCGACGACTCGCCCGCCGAGCGCGCCGAGGTGCGCCACTCGGGGCTCGGCGCCGCCGTCGTGCCCCTGGACGACGAACCCGCCCTGCACGTCGAACGGCTCCTCGCCGACGGCTGGTTCGACACGCTCGCCGTCACCGACGAGGACCGGGCCCGCACCGCCCACTACCGCGCGGCCGGCGCCCGCGCCGCCCTGCGCGCCGGGGCCGGCTCGCACGAGGACTTCCTGCGCGGCCTCGGCGTCACCCTCGACCTGTCCGCGCCCGAACCGCACGAACACGAACGGCTCGCGCAACTCACCCAGCGCACCAACCAGTTCAACCTGACCGGCCTGCGCCTCACCCCCGCCGACGCGGCCCGTCTGACCGCCGACCCCGGCCGGCTGCTGCTGGCCGCGCGCACCGCCGACCGGTTCGGCGGGAACGGCCTGACCGGCGCCCTCCTCGCCACCCTGGACGGGAACACCCTGCGCCTGGACAACGCCTGGCTCAGCTGCCGCGTCCTTACCCGGGGCATCGAACACGCCCTGCTGGCAACCCTGCTGGCACACGCCCGGCACACCGGGCGGCACGCGGTCCGCGCCGCGTTCCGGCCCACCGCGAAGAACGCGCGGGCCCGCGAGCTGTACCCGTCGCTCGGCTTCGCACCCGAGGGCGAGCACGACGGGACGCTGCTGTTCCGGCACGACCTGCGGAGGCTGCCCGCCCCGCCGGAGCACGTGCGGATCACCGGGCCGCTGACCGGCGGCCTCGACAGGAGGAAGCACTCATGA
- a CDS encoding 3-oxoacyl-ACP synthase III family protein, translated as MSATAYLAATGSALPGPPVDNATLGRVLGVSEEWVDIFVGTRTRHFGWDLHTGEVRHTLADLCAQAGGAAIEAAGLDPVDIEFVLLATATPDTLLPTTASEVADRLGLMYLPAFQIQSGCSGAVQALDLGRTLIGGGARAGLVIGGDVTHRHLDARRDVARMPTEELVNYVLFGDGAGAAVLTAEPVAERVQIKGLLNRFTGLGRPAGQTVDWYGISDRNSERPMVVEDYKAIEESVPTMAREILWELLDQLEWTPDDLDFLLPPQLSGRMTERITEHLDVPGAKEVSCVAETGNTGNALVLQQLTRLLPDLPTGGRALAIAVESSKWIKSGLGLEKV; from the coding sequence GTGAGCGCCACCGCCTATCTCGCGGCGACCGGCAGCGCGCTGCCCGGCCCGCCCGTCGACAACGCGACCCTGGGAAGGGTGCTCGGGGTCAGCGAGGAGTGGGTCGACATCTTCGTGGGCACCCGCACCCGGCACTTCGGCTGGGACCTGCACACCGGCGAGGTCCGGCACACCCTCGCCGACCTGTGCGCGCAGGCCGGCGGTGCCGCCATCGAGGCCGCCGGGCTGGACCCGGTCGACATCGAGTTCGTGCTCCTCGCCACCGCCACCCCGGACACCCTGCTGCCCACCACCGCCAGCGAGGTCGCGGACCGGCTGGGCCTGATGTACCTGCCCGCGTTCCAGATCCAGTCCGGCTGCTCGGGCGCCGTCCAGGCACTCGACCTGGGCCGCACCCTGATCGGCGGCGGCGCCCGCGCCGGGCTGGTCATCGGCGGCGACGTCACCCACCGCCACCTCGACGCCCGGCGGGACGTGGCCCGCATGCCCACCGAGGAACTGGTCAACTACGTGCTGTTCGGCGACGGAGCCGGCGCGGCCGTCCTCACCGCCGAACCGGTCGCCGAACGCGTCCAGATCAAGGGCCTGCTCAACCGGTTCACAGGTCTCGGCCGACCGGCCGGGCAGACCGTGGACTGGTACGGCATCAGCGACCGGAACAGCGAACGCCCCATGGTCGTCGAGGACTACAAGGCCATCGAGGAGTCCGTGCCCACCATGGCCCGCGAGATCCTCTGGGAACTCCTCGACCAGCTCGAATGGACCCCGGACGACCTGGACTTCCTGCTGCCGCCGCAGCTGTCGGGACGGATGACCGAACGCATCACCGAGCACCTCGACGTACCCGGCGCCAAGGAGGTGTCCTGCGTCGCCGAGACCGGGAACACCGGTAACGCCCTGGTCCTGCAACAGCTCACCCGGCTGCTGCCCGACCTGCCCACCGGCGGCCGCGCACTGGCCATCGCGGTGGAGTCCAGCAAGTGGATCAAGTCCGGGCTCGGCCTGGAGAAGGTGTAG